In a single window of the Bradyrhizobium erythrophlei genome:
- a CDS encoding TRAP transporter large permease: protein MSAALIFGLLFALMLTGMPISISLGLTVLTFLFTMTEVPIESVGLKLFSGLDNFGIMAIPFFILAGTFLTRGGVARRMIAFTVSLVGHLPGGLGLAGVAACAMFAAISGSSVATVVAIGSIMMPAMVEHGYPRRFGVGVISTSGALGILVPPSIILVLYGVSTNTSIGALFMAGIVPGIMLALMLAAVTWFIAWRKGYPRMPKATLRQQWTAFRESVWGLLLIGIVLGGIYGGVFTPTEAAAVAAVYAFFITVFVYKELKLREVGKVLLQAASMSSMLLYIITNAVLFSFLMTHEQIPQEMAAWIIDKNFSLWAFLLVVNVLLLMAGNVMDPSSILLIMAPILFPLATKIGVNPVHLGVLMIVNTEVGLCHPPVGLNLYIASGIAKMGISEITVAVLPWLCAMLIFLGLITYIPEISLWLPRLLGMI from the coding sequence ATGAGTGCGGCCCTTATTTTCGGACTGCTGTTTGCCCTGATGCTGACGGGCATGCCGATCTCGATTTCGCTCGGCCTGACCGTGCTGACCTTCCTGTTCACGATGACGGAAGTGCCGATCGAGAGCGTCGGGCTGAAACTGTTTTCCGGCCTCGACAATTTCGGAATCATGGCGATTCCGTTTTTTATCCTCGCCGGCACCTTCCTGACCCGCGGCGGGGTGGCGAGGCGCATGATCGCCTTCACCGTCTCGCTGGTCGGCCATTTGCCGGGCGGCCTCGGGCTAGCCGGCGTGGCGGCGTGCGCGATGTTCGCGGCGATCTCGGGATCCAGCGTCGCCACCGTGGTCGCGATCGGCTCGATCATGATGCCCGCGATGGTGGAACACGGCTATCCGCGCCGCTTCGGCGTCGGCGTGATCTCGACCTCCGGCGCGCTCGGCATCCTGGTGCCGCCGTCGATCATTCTGGTGCTGTACGGCGTTTCCACCAACACCTCGATCGGGGCGCTGTTCATGGCCGGCATCGTGCCGGGCATCATGCTGGCGCTGATGCTGGCCGCCGTGACCTGGTTCATCGCCTGGCGCAAGGGCTATCCTCGCATGCCAAAGGCGACGCTCCGGCAGCAATGGACCGCGTTCCGCGAGAGCGTGTGGGGCCTGCTGCTGATCGGTATCGTGCTCGGCGGCATCTACGGCGGCGTCTTCACGCCGACCGAAGCCGCCGCCGTGGCCGCGGTGTACGCGTTCTTCATCACCGTGTTCGTCTACAAGGAATTGAAGCTGCGCGAAGTGGGCAAGGTGCTGCTGCAGGCGGCGAGCATGAGCTCGATGCTGCTCTACATCATCACCAACGCGGTGCTGTTCTCGTTCCTGATGACGCACGAGCAGATTCCGCAGGAGATGGCGGCCTGGATCATCGACAAAAATTTCAGCCTGTGGGCGTTCCTGCTGGTGGTCAACGTCCTGCTGCTGATGGCCGGCAACGTGATGGACCCGTCATCCATCCTGCTGATCATGGCGCCGATCCTGTTTCCGCTGGCGACCAAGATCGGCGTCAATCCGGTTCACCTGGGCGTGCTGATGATCGTGAACACCGAAGTCGGGCTGTGTCATCCGCCGGTCGGCCTCAATCTCTATATCGCCAGCGGCATTGCGAAAATGGGCATCAGCGAAATCACCGTCGCGGTGCTGCCGTGGCTGTGCGCGATGCTGATTTTCCTCGGGCTGATCACCTACATCCCCGAGATTTCGCTGTGGCTGCCGCGGCTGCTCGGCATGATCTGA
- a CDS encoding TRAP transporter small permease, translating into MFLRFLDRLEEIIIASLMGAATLITFVAVVHRYLVDIPVLYPILFPIRLDWSQELCIYMFIWMAKFGAAYGVRTGIHVGVDVLIKRLNPGWQKGVILFGLMGGALFTFIVGTMGAKFVFELMGTDQVSPDLELPSWLVYACIPLGSYLMCFRFLQVSWTYFRTSELPHHDATNIDGIEVSPDAPVALGEA; encoded by the coding sequence ATGTTTTTACGTTTTCTGGACCGGCTTGAGGAAATCATCATCGCGAGCCTGATGGGCGCGGCGACGCTGATCACCTTTGTCGCCGTCGTCCATCGCTACCTGGTCGACATTCCCGTGCTGTATCCAATTCTGTTCCCGATCCGGCTCGATTGGTCGCAGGAGCTGTGCATCTATATGTTCATCTGGATGGCGAAGTTCGGCGCCGCCTACGGGGTGCGGACCGGCATCCATGTCGGCGTCGACGTGCTGATCAAGCGGCTCAATCCGGGCTGGCAGAAGGGCGTGATTTTGTTCGGCCTGATGGGTGGCGCGCTGTTCACCTTCATCGTCGGCACCATGGGCGCGAAATTCGTGTTCGAATTGATGGGTACCGACCAGGTCTCGCCCGATCTCGAATTGCCGAGCTGGCTGGTCTACGCCTGCATCCCGCTCGGCTCCTATCTGATGTGCTTCCGCTTCCTGCAGGTGTCGTGGACCTACTTTCGCACCAGCGAACTGCCGCATCATGACGCGACCAACATCGACGGCATCGAAGTCAGTCCCGACGCCCCCGTCGCGCTCGGAGAAGCGTAA
- a CDS encoding ABC transporter substrate-binding protein produces the protein MWRPGNRGSLRVGHKLIRAWETKEATAVVNCSVNVARALCAVIFFAAAVPARAEPTLKLGVLTDLSSFGADVTGKASLTAVQMAIDDFGGSVLGKKIELVSADTQNRPDIAANLAREFLDQKHVDVLLDLPQSAVSLTVQKIAQEHHTIDIVTSGVTAELTGKSCSPYGVHWAEDTNALAAGTVGALVSSGLKKWYFVAADFAFGHTMEGAAQAVLARKGGVSVGTVWVPTSTMDYSSFIMTAAGTNAEVVAFATVGNDFVASMKQAHEFGLAQSGKKIAGLITYLSDIHSLGLDIAQGLYVTSSFYWDQNDAARAFAASFEKIEGRKPNKTHASLYAATLHYLRAVKAANSSDADAVIGAMKSTPADYFGKSVKIREDGRAIFDLDVYQVKSPAESKAPWDLYRKVNSEPGDELFAPINKTACSFLH, from the coding sequence ATGTGGCGTCCCGGGAACCGTGGCTCGTTGCGCGTGGGGCACAAATTGATAAGGGCGTGGGAAACAAAGGAGGCGACCGCGGTGGTCAATTGTTCGGTTAACGTTGCGCGCGCATTGTGCGCAGTCATCTTCTTTGCGGCGGCCGTGCCGGCCCGCGCGGAGCCAACACTGAAGTTGGGTGTTTTGACCGATCTCTCCAGTTTCGGTGCCGATGTAACGGGGAAGGCCTCCCTAACTGCGGTTCAAATGGCTATCGACGATTTTGGAGGCTCGGTCCTAGGCAAGAAGATCGAGCTGGTCTCCGCCGATACCCAGAACAGGCCGGATATCGCCGCTAACCTTGCGCGCGAGTTTCTTGACCAGAAGCATGTCGACGTGCTGCTCGATCTCCCGCAATCGGCGGTCTCCCTTACGGTGCAGAAGATCGCCCAAGAGCATCACACCATCGATATCGTGACAAGCGGCGTGACCGCGGAGCTTACCGGCAAATCCTGCTCGCCGTATGGGGTGCATTGGGCCGAGGATACCAATGCGCTCGCGGCGGGAACCGTGGGCGCGCTGGTCTCGAGCGGTCTGAAGAAGTGGTATTTCGTCGCGGCGGATTTCGCCTTCGGCCACACCATGGAGGGCGCCGCTCAAGCCGTGCTGGCACGCAAGGGAGGCGTCTCGGTCGGTACGGTCTGGGTTCCCACCTCGACCATGGATTACTCCTCTTTCATCATGACCGCGGCCGGAACCAACGCCGAGGTCGTGGCATTCGCTACCGTCGGAAATGATTTCGTGGCGTCGATGAAGCAGGCCCATGAATTTGGCCTTGCGCAATCGGGCAAGAAGATCGCCGGCCTGATCACCTATCTGTCTGATATCCACAGTCTGGGTCTGGACATCGCACAGGGGCTGTACGTGACTTCCAGCTTTTACTGGGACCAGAACGATGCGGCCCGCGCATTCGCGGCCAGTTTCGAGAAGATCGAGGGGCGTAAGCCGAACAAGACTCACGCATCGCTTTACGCCGCCACGCTGCATTACCTGCGTGCGGTCAAGGCAGCCAACTCGTCCGATGCCGATGCCGTCATCGGCGCCATGAAGTCGACGCCAGCGGATTACTTCGGAAAGTCCGTGAAGATTCGCGAGGATGGTCGCGCCATCTTCGATCTCGACGTCTATCAGGTGAAAAGCCCTGCGGAATCGAAAGCTCCCTGGGACCTCTACCGCAAAGTCAATTCGGAGCCCGGCGACGAATTGTTCGCTCCCATCAACAAGACGGCGTGCTCGTTTCTGCACTGA
- a CDS encoding 2-isopropylmalate synthase: MTPAKKSDKDRVVIFDTTLRDGEQCPGATMSFEEKLEVAEMLDDMGVDVIEAGFPITSEGDFQAVSEIARRSKNSVIAGLARAHPKDIDRCAEAVKFARRGRVHTVIATSPLHMRVKLNMTPEQVLETSIANVSRARNHIDDVEWSAEDGTRSEMDFLCRIVEAVIKAGATTVNIPDTVGYTVPEEYTHFMRTLIERVPNSDKAVFSVHCHNDLGMAVANSLAGIAGGARQIECTVNGIGERAGNAALEEVVMAINVRNDKFPWWNKIDTTMLTRASKLVSAATSFPVQYNKAIVGRNAFAHESGIHQDGVLKDASTYEIMRPEMVGLKQSSLVLGKHSGRHAFVHKLEEMGYKLGANQLEDAFVRMKALADRKKDIYDEDIEALVDQEIAASHDRIKLTSLTVIAGTHGPQRATMKLNVDGQVKIEEAEGNGPVDAVFNCIKLLVPHEAKLELYQVHAVTEGTDAQAEVSVRLAHEGRSMTARASDPDTLVASAKAYLGALNKIVMKRQRDIPAAAAS; the protein is encoded by the coding sequence ATGACCCCCGCTAAAAAGTCCGACAAGGACCGCGTCGTTATTTTCGACACCACTTTGCGCGATGGCGAACAATGCCCCGGCGCCACCATGAGCTTCGAGGAGAAGCTCGAGGTGGCCGAGATGCTCGACGACATGGGCGTCGATGTCATCGAGGCCGGCTTTCCCATCACCTCCGAAGGCGATTTCCAGGCGGTCAGCGAGATCGCCCGGCGCTCCAAGAATTCGGTGATCGCCGGCCTGGCGCGGGCGCATCCGAAAGACATCGACCGCTGCGCGGAAGCGGTGAAGTTCGCCCGGCGCGGCCGCGTTCATACGGTGATCGCCACCTCGCCTTTGCACATGCGCGTAAAACTCAACATGACGCCGGAGCAGGTGCTGGAAACCTCGATCGCCAACGTCAGCCGCGCGCGCAACCATATCGACGACGTCGAATGGTCGGCCGAGGACGGCACCCGCAGCGAGATGGACTTCCTGTGCCGGATCGTCGAGGCCGTGATCAAGGCCGGCGCCACCACGGTCAACATCCCCGACACGGTCGGCTATACCGTGCCCGAGGAATATACCCACTTCATGCGCACCCTGATCGAGCGGGTGCCGAACTCCGACAAGGCGGTGTTCTCGGTGCACTGTCATAACGATCTCGGCATGGCGGTCGCGAATTCGCTGGCCGGCATCGCCGGCGGCGCGCGGCAGATCGAATGCACCGTCAACGGCATCGGCGAGCGGGCAGGCAATGCCGCGCTCGAGGAAGTCGTGATGGCGATCAACGTGCGCAACGACAAGTTTCCATGGTGGAACAAGATCGACACCACCATGCTGACGCGGGCGTCGAAACTGGTGTCGGCGGCGACCTCGTTCCCGGTGCAGTACAACAAGGCGATCGTCGGCCGGAATGCGTTCGCCCATGAGAGCGGCATCCATCAGGACGGCGTGCTGAAGGACGCGTCGACCTATGAGATCATGCGCCCGGAGATGGTCGGCCTGAAGCAGTCGTCACTGGTGCTCGGCAAGCATTCCGGGCGTCATGCGTTCGTGCACAAGCTGGAGGAGATGGGCTACAAGCTCGGCGCCAACCAACTGGAAGACGCCTTCGTGCGGATGAAGGCGCTCGCCGACCGCAAGAAGGATATCTACGACGAGGACATCGAGGCGCTGGTCGATCAGGAGATCGCCGCTTCGCATGACCGCATCAAGCTGACCTCGCTCACGGTGATCGCGGGCACCCATGGTCCGCAGCGCGCCACCATGAAGCTCAATGTCGACGGCCAGGTCAAAATCGAGGAAGCCGAGGGCAACGGTCCGGTCGATGCGGTATTCAACTGCATCAAGCTGCTGGTGCCGCACGAGGCGAAGCTGGAGCTGTATCAGGTCCACGCGGTCACGGAAGGGACCGACGCCCAGGCCGAGGTGTCGGTGCGGCTTGCCCATGAAGGCCGCTCGATGACGGCGCGGGCTTCCGATCCGGATACGCTGGTGGCCTCGGCCAAAGCCTATCTCGGGGCTCTCAACAAGATCGTCATGAAGCGCCAGCGCGACATCCCGGCGGCGGCGGCAAGCTGA
- a CDS encoding TRAP transporter substrate-binding protein has protein sequence MRKLVLAAVSFAALALGLSGPAAAQAPIILKFSHVVASDTPKGKAADKFKELAEKYTNGKVKVEVYPNSTLYKDKEELEALQLGAVQMLAPSNSKFGPIGIKEFEVFDLPYILPDLKTLRKVTDGPLGARLLKLLDSKGMTGLAYWDNGFKQMSANKKLIAPADYKGLKFRIQSSKVLEAQFRALGSIPQVMAFSDVYQALQTGVVDGQENTWSNIYTQKMHEVQKYATVTNHGYIGYVVVVNKKFWDGLQPDIRDELTKAMKEATEFGNGQSAMDNDQALEAIKKSGKTEIVTLTPEQDEAMRKAMMPVYKDVASRVGQPLIDEFLKETGRGPMN, from the coding sequence ATGCGTAAACTGGTATTGGCTGCTGTGTCGTTCGCGGCATTGGCATTGGGTCTGTCCGGCCCGGCGGCGGCGCAGGCGCCGATCATCCTGAAATTCAGCCACGTCGTGGCGTCCGATACGCCGAAGGGCAAGGCCGCCGACAAGTTCAAGGAACTGGCGGAGAAATATACTAACGGCAAGGTCAAGGTCGAAGTCTATCCGAACTCGACGCTGTACAAGGACAAGGAAGAACTCGAGGCCCTGCAGCTCGGCGCGGTGCAGATGCTGGCGCCGTCGAACTCCAAATTCGGGCCGATCGGCATCAAGGAATTCGAGGTGTTCGATCTGCCCTACATCCTGCCCGACCTGAAGACGCTGCGTAAGGTCACCGACGGTCCGCTCGGCGCCCGGCTGCTCAAATTGCTGGATTCCAAGGGCATGACCGGCCTCGCCTACTGGGACAACGGCTTCAAGCAGATGAGCGCCAACAAGAAGCTGATCGCGCCTGCCGACTACAAGGGACTGAAGTTCCGGATCCAGTCGTCGAAGGTTCTGGAAGCCCAGTTCCGCGCGCTCGGCTCGATCCCCCAGGTGATGGCGTTCTCGGATGTCTATCAGGCGCTGCAGACCGGCGTCGTCGACGGCCAGGAGAACACCTGGTCGAACATCTACACCCAGAAAATGCACGAGGTGCAGAAGTACGCCACCGTGACCAACCACGGCTACATCGGCTACGTCGTGGTGGTGAACAAGAAGTTCTGGGACGGGTTGCAGCCGGACATTCGCGACGAACTGACGAAGGCCATGAAGGAAGCGACCGAATTCGGCAACGGTCAGTCGGCAATGGACAACGACCAGGCGCTCGAGGCCATCAAGAAATCCGGCAAGACCGAAATCGTCACGCTGACGCCGGAGCAGGACGAGGCGATGCGCAAGGCGATGATGCCGGTCTACAAGGACGTCGCCAGCCGGGTCGGCCAGCCCCTGATCGACGAATTCCTGAAGGAAACGGGCCGCGGCCCGATGAACTGA
- a CDS encoding Spy/CpxP family protein refolding chaperone, with amino-acid sequence MKKFAIAGIAALAIAGSTAVYAQHRPWFHEHMRINPEDRAALTDAKIAAVHAGLKLNPDQEKLWPPVEAAVRDFAKMRIDRANARMNAPRDEAQRPDPVARLRERADTMATTATALKKIADAADPLYKTLDEGQKRRLTILTHMEGRFGGEGWRHRDSERHMDRDRDGGSDRDHGGREGPERL; translated from the coding sequence ATGAAGAAGTTTGCCATCGCCGGGATCGCAGCACTTGCCATCGCCGGTTCAACCGCAGTCTATGCCCAGCACCGTCCCTGGTTTCACGAGCACATGCGAATAAACCCCGAGGACCGGGCGGCGTTGACCGACGCGAAGATCGCCGCCGTTCACGCCGGGCTGAAGCTCAATCCCGATCAGGAAAAACTATGGCCGCCGGTCGAGGCCGCGGTGCGGGATTTCGCCAAAATGCGAATCGATCGCGCCAATGCGCGGATGAACGCGCCGCGGGACGAAGCTCAGAGACCCGACCCGGTGGCGCGCCTGCGCGAGCGCGCCGACACCATGGCGACCACGGCGACGGCGCTGAAGAAGATCGCGGACGCCGCTGACCCGCTCTACAAGACCCTCGACGAGGGCCAGAAACGCCGCCTCACCATCCTGACCCATATGGAAGGCCGGTTCGGCGGCGAAGGCTGGCGGCACCGCGACTCCGAGCGCCACATGGATCGCGATCGGGATGGCGGATCGGACAGGGATCATGGCGGCCGGGAGGGCCCCGAGCGGCTCTGA
- a CDS encoding FAD-dependent monooxygenase gives MREIKDIAIVGAGLGGLTSAIALRRQGFNATVYEQSSSLSEIGAGVQLSPNAMKVLRALGLEDEFRKISFEPDRHVVRSWKSGRVISATQMKNVYEREFGSGYFGAHRADLHKLLAHALPEGTIRLNANCIDVGTVDNHAVLKFTDGAEIRADIAVGADGIHSNVRNCLFGKESPRFTGNVCWRGLVPVEDVPKGMFAPDMTVWFGPNSNVVHYYVRGGKLINWVASHESDWSTESWRSEASIAEVVEAYKDWHPDLTKLFAATKHCYKWALFDRSPLSNWSKGRVTLLGDSAHAMLPYLAQGACMAIEDAFALASSLAADRQEPNAALERYEGLRRDRASRVQSAANARAKVNHLTSRWARLKRDTAYAWRKLIKPSSHTYQIEWIYGYDVTKE, from the coding sequence ATGCGGGAGATCAAGGATATCGCCATCGTCGGGGCGGGCCTGGGCGGGCTGACGTCCGCGATCGCGCTGCGGCGGCAGGGCTTCAACGCAACTGTCTACGAGCAATCATCGAGTTTGTCGGAAATCGGCGCCGGCGTCCAACTGAGCCCCAACGCCATGAAGGTACTGAGGGCCCTGGGACTGGAAGACGAGTTCAGGAAGATATCGTTCGAACCCGATCGCCACGTCGTACGAAGCTGGAAGAGCGGCCGCGTTATTTCCGCGACGCAAATGAAAAACGTCTATGAACGTGAATTCGGCTCCGGCTATTTCGGTGCTCATCGAGCTGACTTGCATAAGCTGCTCGCCCACGCCCTGCCGGAAGGCACCATCCGACTCAACGCAAATTGCATCGATGTCGGCACGGTCGATAACCATGCGGTCCTGAAATTCACCGACGGTGCGGAGATCAGGGCCGATATTGCGGTGGGCGCAGACGGCATCCATTCCAATGTGCGCAACTGTTTATTTGGAAAAGAGTCGCCGCGGTTTACAGGAAACGTCTGCTGGCGCGGGCTGGTGCCGGTCGAAGATGTGCCGAAGGGGATGTTCGCGCCCGACATGACGGTTTGGTTCGGTCCCAACTCGAACGTCGTGCACTACTACGTTCGGGGAGGGAAACTCATCAATTGGGTCGCGAGCCACGAATCTGACTGGTCCACGGAATCATGGCGCAGCGAGGCGAGCATCGCTGAAGTCGTCGAAGCCTACAAGGATTGGCATCCAGATCTGACCAAGCTGTTTGCCGCAACCAAGCACTGCTACAAATGGGCTCTTTTCGACCGGTCCCCGCTTTCGAACTGGAGCAAAGGAAGGGTGACTTTGCTCGGAGATTCCGCGCATGCGATGCTGCCCTATCTTGCGCAGGGTGCCTGCATGGCCATCGAAGATGCCTTTGCGCTGGCGTCCTCCTTGGCCGCAGACAGACAAGAACCCAACGCAGCCCTTGAACGATACGAGGGCCTGCGGCGTGACCGGGCATCCCGTGTGCAAAGCGCAGCCAACGCGCGCGCCAAAGTGAACCATCTCACCTCGAGATGGGCAAGGCTCAAACGCGATACCGCTTATGCGTGGAGAAAGCTCATTAAGCCTTCATCGCACACTTATCAAATCGAGTGGATTTACGGTTATGACGTCACCAAAGAGTGA